The Streptomyces sp. NBC_00483 genome contains the following window.
GAAGGAGCCGGTGGGGCGGTCGGGGTCGGCGATGCCGGCGCGGGTGCGGCGGACCGCGTCGGAGACCGCGCGGACCGCTTCGGTCTGGCCGATGAGGCGCTTGCCGAGCTCGTCCTCCATGCGCAGGAGCTTCTGCGTCTCGCCCTCCAGGAGGCGTCCTGCCGGGATGCCGGTCCAGGAGGCGACGACGTCGGCGATGTCGTCGGGGCCGACCTCGTCCTTGACCATGGTGTCCTTGGAGACTTCCTCCTCGGCCTCGGACGCTTCCTCCAGGTCGCGTTCGAGCGTCGGGATCTCGCCGTAGAGGAGCTTGCTCGCGGTGTCGAAGTCGCCGTCGCGCTGGGCCCGTTCGGCCTGGCCGCGCAGTTCGTCGAGCTTCTCCTTCAGTTCACCGACGCGGTTGAGGGACTCCTTCTCCTTCTCCCAGCGTGCGGTGAGTCCGCGCAGCTCCTCCTCCTTGTCGGCGAGGTCGCGGCGGAGCTTGTCCAGGCGGTCGCGGGAGGCCGGGTCGGTCTCCTTGGCGAGGGCCATCTCCTCCATCTTCAACCGGTCGACCGAGCGCTGGAGTTCGTCGATCTCCAGGGGCGAGGAGTCGATCTCCATGCGGAGCCGGGAGGCCGCCTCGTCGACGAGGTCGATGGCCTTGTCGGGGAGGAAGCGGGAGGTGATGTAGCGGTCGGAGAGCGTCGAGGCCGCGACGAGGGCGCTGTCGTTGATCTGGACCTTGTGGTGGGCCTCGTAGCGGCCCTTGAGGCCACGGAGGATCGCGATGGAGTCCTCCACGGAGGGCTCCGCCACCAGGACCTGCTGGAAGCGGCGCTCCAGGGCCGGGTCCTTCTCGATGCGTTCGCGGTACTCGTCGAGCGTGGTCGCGCCGACCATGCGCAGTTCGCCGCGGGCGAGCATCGGCTTGAGCATGTTGCCCGCGTCCATGGCGGAGTCGCCGCCGGCGCCCGCGCCGACGACGGTGTGCAGCTCGTCGATGAACGTGATGATCTGGCCGTCGCTCTCCTTGATCTCGGAGAGGACGGTCTTGAGGCGCTCCTCGAACTCGCCGCGGTACTTGGCGCCCGCGACCATCGCGCCGAGGTCGAGCGAGACGAGCCGCTTGTCCTTGAGGGACTCCGGTACGTCGCCCTTGATGATGCGCTGGGCGAGGCCTTCGACGACGGCCGTCTTTCCGACGCCGGGTTCGCCGATGAGCACCGGGTTGTTCTTGGTGCGGCGGGACAGGACCTGGACGACGCGGCGGATCTCCTGGTCGCGGCCGATGACCGGGTCGAGCTTGCCCTCGCGGGCCGCCGCCGTGAAGTCCGTACCGAACTTCTCCAGCGCCTTGTAGGACCCTTCGGGGTCGGGTGTGGTCACCCGGCGCCCTCCCCTGCTCTTGGTGAATGCGTCGACCAGCTTCTTCGCGCCGGCCCCGTTCTGTGTCAGTACGTCGGCGGCGGCGCCGCCCTTGGCCGCGATGCCGATGAGCAGGTGTTCCGTGGAGAGGTAGTCGTCGCCGAGGTCCTTGGCGCGCTCGGACGCGTCGGCGATGACGGCGAGCAGGTCGCGGTTGGGCTGGGGCGGCGCGACGGTGGATCCCGTCACGCTGGGCAGCGAGGCCAGTACCCGCTCGGCGCCCGCCCGCACCTGCGCCTGGTCGGCGTCGACCGCGGCGAGGAGGTCGGTGATGTTCTCGTTGTCCTGGCCCTCCAGCAGGGCCAGGAGCAGGTGGGCCGGGGTCAGATCCGGGTGGCCCCCGGACACGGCCCGGCTGCTTGCCGCGTTGATCGCGTCGCGGCTCCGGTTCGTCAGCTCGGCGTCCACGTGCCTGCTCTCCTCCATGCGCTAGGGAAACTCACTCTGACTCATCGAACGTGCACAAAGTTGAGTCTATTCCACTCAAGGGCGTCCAGGGAAAGGGCCCGGTCCCCTCTGGGATAGGTTCCCGTTCATGGCCAAGCGCATCGACCTCGACGCCCCCGGATCCGCCTTCCTCGACTTCTGGCGCGAACGGCACCTGTGCACCCTGACGACGCTGCGCGCGAACGGCACGCCCCATGTGGTCCCGGTCGGGGTGACGTACGACGCCGAGGCGCGGGTCGCCCGCATCATCACGGGCAAGTCCACAAGGAAGGCCGCCCATGTCGTCGAGGGGTCGGGGTTCGCCGCGGTGTGCCAGGTCGACGGCCGGTGGTGGGCCACGCTGGAGGGGCGG
Protein-coding sequences here:
- a CDS encoding pyridoxamine 5'-phosphate oxidase family protein gives rise to the protein MAKRIDLDAPGSAFLDFWRERHLCTLTTLRANGTPHVVPVGVTYDAEARVARIITGKSTRKAAHVVEGSGFAAVCQVDGRWWATLEGRATVHTDPERVADAERRYAERYSRAPRPNPDRVVIEIAVGRATANVPDPA
- the clpB gene encoding ATP-dependent chaperone ClpB, translating into MDAELTNRSRDAINAASSRAVSGGHPDLTPAHLLLALLEGQDNENITDLLAAVDADQAQVRAGAERVLASLPSVTGSTVAPPQPNRDLLAVIADASERAKDLGDDYLSTEHLLIGIAAKGGAAADVLTQNGAGAKKLVDAFTKSRGGRRVTTPDPEGSYKALEKFGTDFTAAAREGKLDPVIGRDQEIRRVVQVLSRRTKNNPVLIGEPGVGKTAVVEGLAQRIIKGDVPESLKDKRLVSLDLGAMVAGAKYRGEFEERLKTVLSEIKESDGQIITFIDELHTVVGAGAGGDSAMDAGNMLKPMLARGELRMVGATTLDEYRERIEKDPALERRFQQVLVAEPSVEDSIAILRGLKGRYEAHHKVQINDSALVAASTLSDRYITSRFLPDKAIDLVDEAASRLRMEIDSSPLEIDELQRSVDRLKMEEMALAKETDPASRDRLDKLRRDLADKEEELRGLTARWEKEKESLNRVGELKEKLDELRGQAERAQRDGDFDTASKLLYGEIPTLERDLEEASEAEEEVSKDTMVKDEVGPDDIADVVASWTGIPAGRLLEGETQKLLRMEDELGKRLIGQTEAVRAVSDAVRRTRAGIADPDRPTGSFLFLGPTGVGKTELAKALADFLFDDERAMIRIDMSEYGEKHSVARLVGAPPGYVGYEEGGQLTEAVRRRPYSVVLLDEVEKAHPEVFDILLQVLDDGRLTDGQGHTVDFRNTILVLTSNLGSQYLVEPLTSAEEKKQQVLEVVRASFKPEFLNRLDDLVVFSALDKDELSRIARLQLNRLAKRLADRRLTLDVSDEALAWLADEGNDPAYGARPLRRLIQTAIGDRLAKEILSGEVKDGDTVRVDAFGDGLTVGPATGKTL